The region TGAAACGCCCGACCCTGCTGGCCTTTGCGTTTGCAGCTGGCAAAGACCCGTTTGCGCTGTACAGCAACCCCAAAGCCTATGGCGAACTGATGGACGAAGTCGGCAAGACCATGATCGCCTGCAAGGGTAATCTGAAGCTCTTCTGGGACAACAAAGACCAGTTGCTCAACGGCATGCGTTCTGGCGAAATTGTCGGCGCCATGATGTGGGACACCGGCGGCTGGAAGCTCAATGGCGAAAAGGCTGAAATCCAGTTCATCGCGCCAAAATCCGGCGCACTCGGCTGGATCGACACCTTTGCCATTCCGGCCAAAGGCAAGAACGATGCCGCCGCCTATGCCTGGATCAACTTCAACATGCGCCCGGAAATCGCCGCCCGCGTGGGTGCCAAGGCAGGCAACTTCACCGCCTCCAAGGGTGCCGATCAGTTGGCCGATGCCAAGCTGAAGGCCCAGTTTGCCGCCAGCTTCCCTGAAGCTGCGCTGAAAAACGTCAAGTGGTACCCCGCTGTGCCCGCTGGCATTGAAGACATCGAAGGCCGCGTGCTGGATCGCATCAAGGCAGCCAATTAAGGCTTGATCGGGATGACACCGTAGGAGCCCTACCCTCTGGGCTCCTACCCATCCAACGGCCCAGCGAACTGGGCTTTTACACAAGACATCACTTGAATTCAACATCTTCTGCTGCCCTGCCAGACCTGCAAGCCACACGCGTGGCCAAACACTATGGTGCATTTCACGCGGTGGACGACTTGTCGTTCTCGGTGGCACGCGGCAGCTTCTTTTCCATTCTGGGGCCGTCGGGCTGTGGCAAGACCACCCTGTTGCGCATGATTGCGGGCTTTTTATGCCCCGACTCTGGCGACATTCTGATTGGTGGCAAGCCGATGAACGGTGTACCCCCCAACCGGCGCCCCGTCAACATGGTGTTTCAACACCTGGCACTGTTCCCGATGATGAGTGTCGGTGACAACGTCGGTTACGGCCTGGCGCGCCGCGGTGTGGCCAAAGACGAGATTCAGCGTCGTGTGGGTGAAATGCTGGAGCGTGTCAGCCTGCCCGGCGCCCAAAACAAGCGCGTCGACCAGCTCTCGGGCGGCCAAAAGCAGCGCGTGGCGATTGCCCGCAGCCTGGTGCTGGAGCCCACCTTGCTGCTGCTGGACGAACCCCTGGGCGCACTCGACCTGAAGCTGCGTGAGCACATGAAAATCGAGCTCAAGCAATTACAAGCCGCTTTTGGCACCACCTTTGTCTACATCACCCACGATCAGTCAGAGGCCTTGGTGCTGTCAGACCATGTGGCGGTGATGAACGCGGGCCACTTTGAGCAAGTGGGCACCCCCCAAGCGCTGTACTACGAACCCCAAACGCCGTTTGTGGCTGGTTTTGTCGGGGCCAACAACC is a window of Rhodoferax lithotrophicus DNA encoding:
- a CDS encoding extracellular solute-binding protein, whose product is MKIRYSLIAAGIVALGTVGTACAQEKTLRLLTWADYAPADVVAQFEKESGYKVEITLSNNEEMISKLRATGGAGFDLAQPSQDRITGPQQEFGIYKPMDLSKLKAELFIPSMLEATKKNTTLAGKVYGLPHIWGTDGLVVNTSLTKMSDYPDLCRADVKGKTAVRLKRPTLLAFAFAAGKDPFALYSNPKAYGELMDEVGKTMIACKGNLKLFWDNKDQLLNGMRSGEIVGAMMWDTGGWKLNGEKAEIQFIAPKSGALGWIDTFAIPAKGKNDAAAYAWINFNMRPEIAARVGAKAGNFTASKGADQLADAKLKAQFAASFPEAALKNVKWYPAVPAGIEDIEGRVLDRIKAAN
- a CDS encoding ABC transporter ATP-binding protein; its protein translation is MNSTSSAALPDLQATRVAKHYGAFHAVDDLSFSVARGSFFSILGPSGCGKTTLLRMIAGFLCPDSGDILIGGKPMNGVPPNRRPVNMVFQHLALFPMMSVGDNVGYGLARRGVAKDEIQRRVGEMLERVSLPGAQNKRVDQLSGGQKQRVAIARSLVLEPTLLLLDEPLGALDLKLREHMKIELKQLQAAFGTTFVYITHDQSEALVLSDHVAVMNAGHFEQVGTPQALYYEPQTPFVAGFVGANNRIAGHATDVNGSLVTVTSAQGLVLPARAMGQITPGASVEAFVRPEVARLARSSSVFANAGLPHWQATVNSLLFDGANSAVLLNEAQSHTEFRIALPQTGEFADLAVGETVAFGFDPQRAVCFAAQA